One region of Nitrospinaceae bacterium genomic DNA includes:
- a CDS encoding rod shape-determining protein RodA: protein MTRFIANSFIILVILVWAQIAHAGEYKVTIIEPANNAEVTSPFKVCLKSENLIVEPAKNGVSQGKGHHHLLFSSLPTDLSKPLGKNNVIHMGDGSSCRTIELSTGIHSIRALFADGNHIPYQPYVTDVIFVRVTH from the coding sequence ATGACCAGGTTCATTGCAAATAGTTTTATTATTCTGGTGATTTTGGTTTGGGCACAGATTGCTCATGCTGGGGAGTATAAGGTGACGATTATTGAACCCGCCAATAATGCGGAAGTCACCAGTCCTTTTAAAGTTTGCCTGAAATCCGAAAACTTAATCGTTGAACCGGCAAAAAATGGGGTCTCGCAGGGAAAAGGGCATCATCACCTGTTATTTTCCTCTTTGCCGACGGATTTAAGCAAGCCATTGGGTAAAAACAATGTCATTCACATGGGGGATGGATCCTCGTGCCGAACCATCGAGCTGTCAACGGGAATACATTCGATTCGCGCCCTTTTTGCGGACGGAAACCATATTCCCTATCAACCTTATGTTACTGATGTCATTTTTGTCAGAGTGACCCATTAA
- a CDS encoding ABC transporter, protein MIQVQNLVKTYQSVLAVDHLNLEIPEGQLFGFLGPNGAGKTTTIKLLMGLLKPTSGSITIGGVNIHEDPVKAKAMVGYIPDRPYIYEKLTGMEYLEFIADLYSVDKTLVPSRAMKFLEFFDLKDFAHELIEGYSHGMKQKLIISGALIHTPKVVVVDEPMVGLDPRGARQVKDLFRDLCREGTTLFMSTHSLGIAEAMCHRVGIILKGRMMAVGSMEDLRKQAQQEHGDLEEIFLKLTGDHDMQSLIESLKVPG, encoded by the coding sequence ATGATCCAGGTTCAAAACTTAGTGAAAACGTATCAATCCGTTCTGGCGGTGGATCACCTGAACCTGGAAATCCCAGAAGGCCAGTTGTTTGGCTTTTTAGGTCCCAACGGAGCGGGAAAAACCACGACCATCAAACTGTTGATGGGCCTTTTAAAGCCCACCAGCGGTTCCATCACCATCGGCGGCGTGAATATACATGAAGATCCTGTCAAGGCGAAAGCCATGGTGGGCTACATTCCCGACCGACCCTACATTTACGAAAAACTGACCGGCATGGAGTATCTGGAATTCATCGCCGATTTGTACTCGGTTGATAAAACCCTGGTCCCCTCCCGTGCCATGAAGTTTCTCGAGTTTTTTGACCTGAAAGATTTTGCCCATGAATTGATCGAAGGTTACTCCCACGGAATGAAACAGAAATTGATCATCTCCGGGGCTTTGATCCACACGCCTAAAGTGGTCGTGGTGGACGAACCGATGGTGGGGCTCGACCCCCGCGGAGCCCGGCAGGTGAAGGATCTTTTCCGGGATTTATGCCGGGAGGGCACCACCTTGTTTATGTCCACGCATTCACTGGGAATCGCCGAAGCCATGTGTCATCGGGTAGGGATCATTCTTAAAGGACGCATGATGGCGGTGGGATCAATGGAGGATTTAAGGAAACAGGCGCAACAGGAACACGGTGATCTGGAGGAAATTTTCCTGAAACTCACCGGCGATCACGACATGCAATCTTTGATCGAATCTCTTAAAGTTCCGGGTTGA
- the rpsU1 gene encoding 30S ribosomal protein S21 1 → MEVTVYQNQVEKALKVLKRQMTKEGLLKELKRRRFYEKPSVKKKRKQKEAKKKRKAALKRRRSFSM, encoded by the coding sequence TTGGAAGTAACAGTCTATCAAAACCAGGTTGAAAAAGCCTTGAAAGTTCTTAAGCGGCAGATGACGAAGGAAGGACTGCTGAAAGAATTGAAGCGCAGGCGGTTTTATGAAAAGCCATCGGTAAAAAAGAAGCGAAAACAGAAAGAGGCGAAAAAGAAAAGAAAAGCGGCTTTGAAAAGAAGGCGGTCTTTTTCGATGTAG
- the yacO gene encoding 23S rRNA (guanosine(2251)-2'-O)-methyltransferase RlmB: MDDKKPSILYGINPILEALKASKRQCHKIVVKEGTLNPRIHALLAQARSLKVEVEEVSSKKFQKKFNAYSHQNIIGYFSSKEPLKITDLIRLAFQATPMPTLVLVDGIQDPQNLGALIRSAEALGVQGVILPERRSAPLSETVAKCSAGAIEILPVTTVTNLGQTLDLLKKEGFWTVGVDADGKTPCHELQFDFPVALIIGGEEKGIRPLLRKKCDFTVSIPMQGKLDSLNAAAASAVIFYEISRQKQTGSSRTKNPEGQVSGKKKR; this comes from the coding sequence ATGGACGACAAAAAACCCTCGATTCTATATGGAATCAACCCCATCCTGGAAGCTTTGAAAGCTTCTAAACGGCAGTGCCACAAAATCGTCGTCAAAGAAGGAACCTTGAACCCCAGGATTCATGCGTTGTTGGCCCAGGCCCGATCACTCAAGGTTGAGGTTGAGGAGGTCTCCTCTAAGAAGTTTCAGAAAAAATTCAATGCTTACTCTCACCAAAATATTATAGGGTATTTTTCCTCAAAGGAACCGCTGAAAATAACGGATTTAATCCGGCTGGCCTTTCAGGCGACTCCAATGCCCACTCTGGTCCTGGTCGATGGAATTCAGGATCCGCAAAACCTGGGAGCCCTTATCCGGTCAGCAGAGGCTCTTGGAGTCCAGGGAGTCATTCTTCCCGAGCGGCGTAGTGCCCCGCTTTCAGAAACGGTGGCTAAATGCTCGGCTGGCGCTATTGAAATTTTACCGGTAACAACGGTTACAAACCTGGGCCAAACGCTGGACCTTCTGAAAAAAGAAGGATTTTGGACCGTCGGTGTGGATGCGGACGGAAAAACTCCCTGCCATGAATTGCAGTTCGATTTCCCGGTTGCGTTGATTATAGGCGGGGAGGAAAAAGGCATCCGTCCGCTGTTGCGGAAAAAATGCGATTTTACCGTTTCTATTCCCATGCAGGGAAAACTGGATTCTCTAAATGCTGCGGCGGCCAGTGCGGTGATTTTTTATGAAATTTCCCGGCAAAAACAAACGGGATCATCCCGAACCAAAAACCCTGAAGGACAGGTTTCGGGCAAAAAAAAACGGTGA